The genomic interval TAATTATTGGCTTGAAAAAACTTGTTATAACTGGTTATGACAATAGTATAATTCAAAAAAAACTAATTTGTTAATTATGTTTAAACTGAAAAAAAGGCTGTAAGTTATGTAATTTTAGTAATAAATTAAGTTAAAAATAATACAAATATTTTTCTCTCAGATTATGATAATGTTCTGAAAAGTAAAGTTTTATAAGGCTTGCAAGCATTTGAGCATTTGTGTAGAGTACAAATTTTCATTGAGTTCTGAAATTTTTTAATTTTTATTAACCTTAATGAATTCTTAAATAAATAAATCAGTTTTTTTTGAAATAATGAACTAAATCCAGTATATTTGTAACCAAATATAAGGAGCTAGCGCTTCCACTGGTGTTAGGTGTCAGTTGTTCTCAAACCAACTAAATTTAACAAAACTGAGTATCACGGAGCAAATTTTATGGTGTTCAGAGGGATGAAATTGGGGCTTAACCGCTTCACGTTGGCAATCTCACTTACACTGGCAGCAACTACTTTTGGTGTGTCCATGCCCTCAGTGTTGTCTCAAGGTGCAGCAGGTACAGTTTCTATTGATGGTTCGAGTACCGTCTACCCAATTACTGAAGCTGTAGCAGAAGATTTCCAAAAACAGAGACAAGGTGCAGTTAAAGTGACAGTTGGTATTTCTGGTACTGGAGGTGGCTTTAAAAAGTTTTGTAGCGGGCAAACAGACATCTCTAATGCTTCAAGACCCATACTTGCAAAAGAGATGGATGCCTGCAAGAAGGCTGGTATTCAATATATTGAATTGCCAATTGCTTATGACGCTCTGACTGTTGTTGTCAATCCCAGAAATGATTGGGTTAAGAGCTTGACTGTGGCTGAGTTAAAGAAAATTTGGGAACCTGTTGCACAAGGTAAAATTAACAACTGGAATCAAGTGCGTCAAGGCTTTCCTAATGCTCCCTTGAAGCTTTATGGTGCAGGACCTGATTCTGGAACTTTTGACTATTTCACTGAAGCCGTAAATGGCAAATCCAAAGCTAGTCGTACTGATTACACTCCTAGTGAAGATGACAATGTATTGGTGCAAGGCGTAAGCCGTGACAGAAATGCTCTTGGTTATTTTGGCTATGCTTATTATGCTGCTAACCAAAATAGATTAAAAGCAGTACCAATTGATGGTGGTAAAGGTCCAGTATCACCATCATTACAAACTGTAGAGAATGGGAGTTACCAACCGCTATCTCGACCTATTTTTATATACGTCAACGCGAAGTCAGCACAACGTAAAGAAGTGCAAGATTTTGTTAATTTTTACATCAGCAATGGTGCTAAATACGCAAAGGCTGTACGATACATCCCTCTACCTGCAAAGGCTTACCAAATTTCATCAGGTCATTTTCAAAAGCGTAGAGTCGGTACTGTTTTTGGTGGAGAGGAAGCAGTAGGGTTGCGGATTGAACAACTATTACAGCGTGAAGCTAAACAGTAAAGCAGCGAACACTGTAAATTGTCGTAAATGATTGTTACTAGTTTGTAGTTATGCTGTCTTCACCGAGGCACAACTACAAACTCAATACACAACTGTGGTTTATATTTTATGGATCGTCTATCCACACCACTCCAACAAAAACAAGCTTCGCTATCTCCTAGGGTTATTAGGGATTTAAGGGAACGAGTTATTGAGTTCTTGCTTTTTCTTGCTGCCTTTTCCTCAGTGGCAACGACTATCTCAATTGTTGTTTTATTAGTGTACGAATCTGTAGAATTCTTTAAACAAGTACCTCTTGTAAAATTTCTAACAGACACGCAATGGTCGCCTTTGTTTGCTGATGCCCACTATGGAGTTCTGCCGCTTGTTTCAGGAACACTAGTCACAACGACTGTTGCTTTATTGGTAGCAGTACCTTTGGGTACAATAACAGCAATGTACTTAAGTGAATTTGCTCAATTGCAAGTTCGAGAGGTTGCTAAGCCTTTCTTGGAACTCCTTGCAGGGATTCCTACCGTAGTTTATGGTTACTTTGCTTTGTTATTTGTTACGCCATTGTTGCAAAATTTTTTGCCCGATTTGCCCGGTTTTAATATGTTGAGTGCTGGATTAGTCATGGGTATCATGATTCTTCCTCTTGTTAGCTCGATTAGTGAAGATGCGATGCGAGCAGTTCCCGTGTATTTGCGAGAAGGTTCTTATGCTATGGGAGCGACACGCTTGCAAACAGCTGTGTCAGTTGTTTTTCCTTCCGCGATTTCTGGAATCATGGCGGCTTATATACTAGGAATTTCTCGTGCAGTTGGCGAAACGATGATTGTGGCAGTTGCAGCAGGACTGCGACCAAATCTAACTTGGAACCCAATGGATGAAGCAGCCACAATTACTGCATATATCGTACAAGTGAGTTTAGGAGACTTACCACACGGTAGCCTTGAGTATCAAACAATTTTTGCAGTTGGATTGACGTTGATGCTGATTACACTTGTATTCAACATTATTGGCTATTTTCTCAGCAAGCGCTATCGTGAAATTTATTAGCTATGTCTTCTAAGAGTCTACAAGAAATTCATGCAAATGTTAGTCGTCGCAAAATCGCAGACTCTGTATTTGCTATTTTTGGTGTATTGACAATTTTAGTAGCAGTTATTACTTTGCTAACTCTGGTAATCCGTTTGGCGATTGATGGCTCATCACGCTTGGATTGGCAGTTCTTTACATCTTTTCCCGGTCGCAATCCAGAAGAAGCAGGTATCCTTTCTGCTTGGGTTGGCACCAGCCTTGTCATGCTAGTCACTCTTTTCGCTGCAATACCTCTCGGAATTGCATCGGGTGTTTATCTGGAAGAGTATGCCCAAAAAAACTGGTTGTCTGCGATTATTGAGATTAATGTTACTAATCTTGCTGGTGTACCTTCCATCGTTTATGGTCTGTTAGCACTTGGTTTGTTTGCAGATCGATTAAAATTAGGTGAGAGTGTTTTGACAGCAGGTTTAACTCTGGCATTATTAGTATTGCCCGTTGTGATTGTCACAACTCGCGAGGCAATTCGAGCAATTCCCAATAGCATTCGTGAAGCTGCATATGCGTTAGGTACAACCAAATGGCAAATGATTTGGGATCACACTCTCCCCTATTCAATGGGAGGTATTCTCACAGGTGTTATTGTCGGCTTGTCCAGAGCAATTGGCGAGACTGCACCTTTGATTACCATTGGTGCGCTTACTTTTATCGCCTTTTTGCCCGATTCTCCTATTAAAAATCAGTTTCCTTTCATCTCCTTTGAATGGTTGAAAGCTCCTTTTACTGTCATGCCAATTCAGATGTTTAACTGGGTCTCGCGTCCCGAACCAGAATTTCAGTTGAATGCGGCGGCGGCTGGTGTTGTTCTCATCACCATGACTCTGGTTATGAATGGAATTGCAATTTATTTGCGCTATCGTTTTCGTAAGGGGATCAAATGGTAGAAGTCACTCAAGACAATGGGAAGTTCAACACTCAACCCAAGGCAATTGTTAATCACCTAAATTTTTACTATGGTTCATCGAAGGTCTTGAAAGATGTCAACATGGTAGTGGCTAAGAATATGGTCACAGCTTTAATTGGTCCATCGGGATGTGGCAAAACAACTTTGTTACGGTGTTTCAATCGTTTGCACGACTTGTATCCCGGTAATCGCTATGAAGGTGAAATTTTACTGGATTCTGATACGACTAATGTTCTCAGTCGTAAAATCGATCCTATCGAGTTGCGGATGCGGATTGGTATGGTCTTTCAAAGACCTAATCCTTTTCCCAAATCAATTTATGAAAATGTTGCCTATGGTTTGCGAGTGCGAGGTGAAAATCGGCGTAGTGCTTTGGATCAAAAGGTAGAGCAAGCATTGCGGAATGCTGCTTTGTGGAATGAGGTCAAGGATCGCTTGAAAGACTCGGCTTCTAACCTTTCTGGAGGTCAACAGCAGCGGTTGTGTATTGCTCGTGCTTTAGCAACTAGTCCTGAGTTGATTCTTTTTGATGAGCCAACCTCTGCTCTCGATCCCAATGCTACAGCTAGCATTGAAGAATTAATGGAGCAGTTAAAGAAACAGGTAACAATTCTTATAGTCACCCACAGTATGCAACAAGCTGCTCGCCTCTCTGACTACACGGCTTTCATGTACTTGGGTGAATTGGTAGAATATGGGATCACAACGGAAGTATTTAGCAATCCACAACAAAAACGGACTGCTGACTATGTTTATGGACATATTGGGTAGTCTAAAACAGTAGGGCAATTCTAACAAGATGGGAGCGAGCCTTTATGTTTATTGCCAAAGAGTTTTTTAGAAGAAAGCTTCTCATTGTTCCAAAAGAACAATGAAGCAAACGCCTACAGAACAAGGTTATTGATGAAGATTGTACTTATTATGACACAAACTCAATCAAAAGACTGGAACAACTTCCTTTACCCTCGCCGTCGCTACTACGGTCAAGTTAAACCAGAGAATTTAGTCTTTAATGCTAACCTCCAAGAATTTGCACAGAAGGTTACATACATTACTTGTTTGGAAACAGGGGGAAAACTATCTCCTGAAGAAGCTTACAAGCAGATTGAGAAACTCTGGAAACAGTTAGAACGCAGCAAAAATGAACTGGTTATTGGTATAAACTCAGAAAATGACGTAGGTATTGGTAATTGAATCACTCTGTAAGCATTACAGCCTTATCTCGTTTTTCTAGGTGCAATTAGTTCTCTCGAAATTTATTCCTTTATTTTCTAAAGATCTCACTTTTTAACTTGCTTTATCGTTTCTCATCAATGAACTTGGAGGTAGCAAAACATGAATTCGATTGATACACTTCCGAATGTCAATATTCAATCCCAAGGACTAGTCTCAGAAAAATTTTTAAATTTAGATATCAAAACGTTTTGGCAGGCTTGTTATTGGGTAAAAAACTTACCCTATGGCTTCAACTTAAATAATGAGAATTCTCTCATTTTATTTGAGGAAAATCGAGGAACTTGCATCACCAAGCATGGCATTATTGCCAGATTAGCTCAAGAACTTGAATTAGAAATTTACAAGAACCTTGGATTTTATCAACTTAATGATGATATTGTAACGGGTGTTAATGCAATCCTTCAGGTACATGGATTAAACTTCATTCCTCAAACCCATTGCTTTTTGGAATATGGCTCTTACAGAGTCGATCTTACAGAAGGAAATTGCAACGGCAAAAACAAGACGATTGAGAACTATGATTTTGTGATTCGAGTTAACCCAGATTTGACTTATAAAGAGGAAGAACAGTACTACATCAACTATTTAAAGCAATATTTCAGTATTGAACCTAAACTTGCAGAGATAGGCATTCCAACCATTTTGCAGTTGCTTGAAACGTGCAACCAGCAATTTAAATATCAATGCTCAATCCTATCCAGCCGTAGTAGTCCAGCTTTTGTTACTCCATGAACTTTTGTCGCAATCCAAGAGGTCTGTATTAAAAATATTTTCTTTGAAATGCACTGTTTTTGCATTAATCAAATAGATACAATATATGCAACATCTCGAAAAGTTAGCCTCCAAAATACTGCTTCTTCTCCCTCAAACAACTTGTCTAGAATAAGAATAACATCCCCATTGTTAAGTTGTAATCGACCATATTGACGCACATCAATTGGAGTAGCGTTATTGTTATTATTGCACCGCTGCACATATGTTCCATTTGCGCTCTCTTCATCGACCACCCACCAAAAATTTGCCTCACATTCTAGGACGCAATGGTGTCGCGATATTATCTTTTCGGAGTTGGGAAGCACAATATCGTTTTTATGACTCCGCCCTATAGTAAAGCGCTGCTGTTCCAGCTTGATGGTGTAATGATTGTCATTCGGATCTTGAACATTCAGAAATCGGCACTCTGAATACATTAGTACCCCCTCGTTGACAGTTACCTCGGCTACCAATGTTTACTGAGGTTGCTTTTGCTTTTATAGATAATTATTGTTGTGCGACAAGACCGAGAGCAATTTACAAGCGATCCTAAAATCATCTAGTGTCAATCCTAAATACCTTAAATTTTGTTGATAAAGAATTTCCTAGTTGTGATAAAAGCACATAGGTAAGATGCTTGCTCTTGGAGTGTTGCAGCAGTGAAGATATATGCACTTGTTTTCGCCCTAGCGCTGTAAAATGACGAAGCAGATCGGCAATCCCTGCAATTCCAAGGTTGGCTTAAGTTAACCTTCTATCAGTTTGAACGAAGCTAAGTTCATAGTTTATAGTTCAGAATAGAGAGAGACACTTTTATCAAAATAAATTGATGCAAACCTCCTCTGCTGTCATTCCTAATTTAGTTGTTTCTGGGTTTCATGCCCTTTCCGATCCGCTACGGGTTAGAGTAGTGGAACTGCTGCAAGACAACGAACTGTGTGTGTGTGACTTGTGCGATGCATTGGGGGTAACCCAATCAAAACTGTCTTTTCACCTCAAAACCCTTAGAAAAGCAAGTTTAGTCCTTTCGCGTCAGGAAGGACGCTGGATTTATTACAGCCTGAATCTACCTCAATTTGTTGTCCTTGAGCAGTACTTATCAGAGTTCCGCCGCTTCAGCCAGATCTTACCTGCTCGTGTCTGTAAAGAGTTATCCTAAATATTAATTTTTTTGATAAATTTCTGTAAACAAATACATTGGCTGGCTTGACAAATCAATTTTTTTTGAAATGATAGAAATATCTTCTTAGATGTCAAGGAATAAGCCATGAAAAGGTCAGTGAAGTTGGCTTTTGCAATGGGAATGTTAGTTGTGATACCTAGTTGGTTGGCAGCACCTAGCTTATCGTCCACTAAGCGATCGCAAATGCAGATGCCAGCAAGAGAGCCGTCAAAGATAGCGCAAGCACCAACGATTAATATCGATGGTTCTAGTACGGTGTATCCGATAACACAGGCAATTGCCAAAGAGTATCGATCAAACCGAAACAATCAGGTGCAAGTGACAGTTGGTGTTTCCGGTACGACAGGTGGTTTTGAAAAATTCTGTGCTGGAAAAACAGACATCAGCAACGCCTCCCGACCAATTTTGACCGAGGAAATGGAAGTTTGTAAGAAAAACGGTGTGAGGTACATAGAACTTCCCATTGCCTTTGATGCCCTTACCATAGTTGTCAATCCACAAAACAACTGGGCAAAAGACATTACTATAGCGGAGTTAAAGAAGATTTGGGAACCGGCGGCTCAAGGCAAAATCACTCGTTGGAATCAAGTGCGTGCATCATGGCCCAACCGTCCCTTAAAATTGTACGGTGCAGGTAACAAGTCTGGTACTTTTGACTACTTTACAGAAGCAGTTGTTGGTAAATCTAGATCGAGTCGAACAGATTACGTAGCTAGCGAAGATGATGAAGTCTTGGCAGCAGGAATCAGCAAAGATCCAGATGCTTTAGGTTACTTTGGTTACGCTTATCTTGAAGAACACAAGAATAAGTTAAAAGCTTTACCTGTAAACAGTGGCAAAGGAGCAGTGTTACCTTCACGTGAGACTGTAGAAAAAGCTCAATATCAACCACTATCAAGACCTCTATTTATCTATGTTAATCCTTGGTCCAGCGAATACAAACAAGCTATTTATCAGTTTGTAGATTTTTATATTAAGAGCGCACCAAAAGTTGCAAGCTCTGTGGGTTACGTACCTTTACCCGCAGAAGCGTATCATATTGATTACGTTCACTTACATCAAGGCAAAGTGGGAACAGTGTTTGAGGGAAAATCTCAATTTGATTTGACGCTTGGGCAATTGCTAAGGAAACGAAAGCTGTTTTAAGTTAATCTGAGTGTAGAAAATATGGCTACTTAGGTATAATTACGTTTAACAGCGTCTAGTATGTCTGTTCCATTGAAAGCCTTTTTCATATGGGACAGCATATTTAAAAAATTGAGTACTTTAAAGCATATGTAATGAAGTTTTATGTAGAATATTTAACTTTCTCTTGACGCTCCATTTTTTTAGACATGAAATGAATGTAACCTTTTGGACGTAGATATTATAGTAGTGAGGTCATTTTTCAAAGAACTTTCTCAGTGCAGGCAGGCAGCTCTTTCGGAGGCGATAGGCACTTTTATTTTAGTGTTTGCAGGTACTGGTGCGGTTATGGTTAACACAATCAGCAATGGTGCTGTTACTCATCTTGGAATTAGCTTTGTCTTTGGTTCTATTGTGGCATCACTCATTTATACTGTCAGTCACATAAGTGGCGCACACTTTAACCCTGCTGTAACTTTAGCATTTTGGAATAGTGGCTTTTTTCCCAAGCACCAAGTTTTACCCTACATATTAGCGCAACTAGTAGGTGCAAGTGCGGCTTCGGCTTTGCTACTAGTAAGTTTAGGATCGGTTGCTAATTTAGGAGCCACTGTGCCATTGAATGGGAATTGGTTACAATCTTTGGTTCTGGAAACTGTTCTCAGCTTCATTTTGATGTTCGTGATTTTCGGTTCTGGATTAGATCGCCGCGCCCCTGTTGGCTTTGCAGGATTGGCAATTGGGCTGACGGTGGGAGTAGAAGCGGCGTTTATGGGACCAATTACAGGGGCAAGCATGAATCCGGCTCGTTCTTTTGGTCCAGCTTTTGTAGGAGGAATTTGGCAACATCACTGGGTTTATTGGGTTGCACCCATTTTAGGAGCGCAATTAGCAGCAGTCATTTACCGACATCTTTCCAACGGGTTTCGAGATTTTAAATCCTACCGTTGATTAACCTTGTAAATGTTGCTTTCTCGTTTCAAAAGCGTTATTTTCAACGCCCCTACAATTACACCTGTCAAATAGAGTTCACTTTGTTCGGTCAAGTCGTTGTAAAAAAATCAGACAAAGGTTTAAAACAATGGAACAGCAACTAATCCAACCTATTTCAGAAAACGTATGGTGGGTAATTCCCAACAAACTTGCAGGTGTTCGTAAGCCCGTGGCAGAAGAACTGCCGGAACTACAAAAATCTGGTATTGGAGCAATTATCTCTGTTATGGATGACCCTTCCAATCTAGATGTGTATCGG from Scytonema hofmannii PCC 7110 carries:
- a CDS encoding PstS family phosphate ABC transporter substrate-binding protein, translated to MKRSVKLAFAMGMLVVIPSWLAAPSLSSTKRSQMQMPAREPSKIAQAPTINIDGSSTVYPITQAIAKEYRSNRNNQVQVTVGVSGTTGGFEKFCAGKTDISNASRPILTEEMEVCKKNGVRYIELPIAFDALTIVVNPQNNWAKDITIAELKKIWEPAAQGKITRWNQVRASWPNRPLKLYGAGNKSGTFDYFTEAVVGKSRSSRTDYVASEDDEVLAAGISKDPDALGYFGYAYLEEHKNKLKALPVNSGKGAVLPSRETVEKAQYQPLSRPLFIYVNPWSSEYKQAIYQFVDFYIKSAPKVASSVGYVPLPAEAYHIDYVHLHQGKVGTVFEGKSQFDLTLGQLLRKRKLF
- the pstB gene encoding phosphate ABC transporter ATP-binding protein PstB produces the protein MVEVTQDNGKFNTQPKAIVNHLNFYYGSSKVLKDVNMVVAKNMVTALIGPSGCGKTTLLRCFNRLHDLYPGNRYEGEILLDSDTTNVLSRKIDPIELRMRIGMVFQRPNPFPKSIYENVAYGLRVRGENRRSALDQKVEQALRNAALWNEVKDRLKDSASNLSGGQQQRLCIARALATSPELILFDEPTSALDPNATASIEELMEQLKKQVTILIVTHSMQQAARLSDYTAFMYLGELVEYGITTEVFSNPQQKRTADYVYGHIG
- the pstC gene encoding phosphate ABC transporter permease subunit PstC, coding for MDRLSTPLQQKQASLSPRVIRDLRERVIEFLLFLAAFSSVATTISIVVLLVYESVEFFKQVPLVKFLTDTQWSPLFADAHYGVLPLVSGTLVTTTVALLVAVPLGTITAMYLSEFAQLQVREVAKPFLELLAGIPTVVYGYFALLFVTPLLQNFLPDLPGFNMLSAGLVMGIMILPLVSSISEDAMRAVPVYLREGSYAMGATRLQTAVSVVFPSAISGIMAAYILGISRAVGETMIVAVAAGLRPNLTWNPMDEAATITAYIVQVSLGDLPHGSLEYQTIFAVGLTLMLITLVFNIIGYFLSKRYREIY
- a CDS encoding DUF7219 family protein; the encoded protein is MKIVLIMTQTQSKDWNNFLYPRRRYYGQVKPENLVFNANLQEFAQKVTYITCLETGGKLSPEEAYKQIEKLWKQLERSKNELVIGINSENDVGIGN
- a CDS encoding FHA domain-containing protein, with the protein product MYSECRFLNVQDPNDNHYTIKLEQQRFTIGRSHKNDIVLPNSEKIISRHHCVLECEANFWWVVDEESANGTYVQRCNNNNNATPIDVRQYGRLQLNNGDVILILDKLFEGEEAVFWRLTFRDVAYIVSI
- a CDS encoding MIP/aquaporin family protein, producing MRSFFKELSQCRQAALSEAIGTFILVFAGTGAVMVNTISNGAVTHLGISFVFGSIVASLIYTVSHISGAHFNPAVTLAFWNSGFFPKHQVLPYILAQLVGASAASALLLVSLGSVANLGATVPLNGNWLQSLVLETVLSFILMFVIFGSGLDRRAPVGFAGLAIGLTVGVEAAFMGPITGASMNPARSFGPAFVGGIWQHHWVYWVAPILGAQLAAVIYRHLSNGFRDFKSYR
- a CDS encoding ArsR/SmtB family transcription factor, with amino-acid sequence MQTSSAVIPNLVVSGFHALSDPLRVRVVELLQDNELCVCDLCDALGVTQSKLSFHLKTLRKASLVLSRQEGRWIYYSLNLPQFVVLEQYLSEFRRFSQILPARVCKELS
- a CDS encoding PstS family phosphate ABC transporter substrate-binding protein encodes the protein MVFRGMKLGLNRFTLAISLTLAATTFGVSMPSVLSQGAAGTVSIDGSSTVYPITEAVAEDFQKQRQGAVKVTVGISGTGGGFKKFCSGQTDISNASRPILAKEMDACKKAGIQYIELPIAYDALTVVVNPRNDWVKSLTVAELKKIWEPVAQGKINNWNQVRQGFPNAPLKLYGAGPDSGTFDYFTEAVNGKSKASRTDYTPSEDDNVLVQGVSRDRNALGYFGYAYYAANQNRLKAVPIDGGKGPVSPSLQTVENGSYQPLSRPIFIYVNAKSAQRKEVQDFVNFYISNGAKYAKAVRYIPLPAKAYQISSGHFQKRRVGTVFGGEEAVGLRIEQLLQREAKQ
- the pstA gene encoding phosphate ABC transporter permease PstA, producing the protein MSSKSLQEIHANVSRRKIADSVFAIFGVLTILVAVITLLTLVIRLAIDGSSRLDWQFFTSFPGRNPEEAGILSAWVGTSLVMLVTLFAAIPLGIASGVYLEEYAQKNWLSAIIEINVTNLAGVPSIVYGLLALGLFADRLKLGESVLTAGLTLALLVLPVVIVTTREAIRAIPNSIREAAYALGTTKWQMIWDHTLPYSMGGILTGVIVGLSRAIGETAPLITIGALTFIAFLPDSPIKNQFPFISFEWLKAPFTVMPIQMFNWVSRPEPEFQLNAAAAGVVLITMTLVMNGIAIYLRYRFRKGIKW